In a single window of the Paramisgurnus dabryanus chromosome 23, PD_genome_1.1, whole genome shotgun sequence genome:
- the LOC135768289 gene encoding uncharacterized protein, which translates to MVDFGLVDDQCKLRLAIDAVPIPEDFSILSEPKLCCEMACQTEQPAKKDAACQTHPDMKHMSTQHRWKPERRSKSTQVKQQKRHVGCNTSTPFIPLEKGPLATSTPLKRPRREAEDSDCSFQPGMTDSSIYNESTVIATPPHIMRKFIVYEENLMDLFKNCPACSRHSAIKSRTVGTVLHVDQTCVHCEHHKQWASQPYVKNIPAGNLQLAAAVLFSGSSFLQVTKFMQAFNIQGICHTTYLKHQRTFLFPTINWQWKQHQNTVIAEALKGRNVVLGGDMHADSPGHSAKYGTYSLMDLRANKIMEIQLIQSNEVGNSQRMEKEGLERSLRELEQRGVTVRKIVTDRHPGVMKFLRESRPSILHRYDAWPVPG; encoded by the exons ATGGTGGACTTTGGCCTTGTTGACGACCAATGCAAGTTGCGTCTCGCGATTGATGCGGTGCCAATTCCCGAGGACTTTTCTATCCTTTCAGAG CCTAAACTGTGTTGCGAGATGGCGTGTCAGACCGAACAGCCCGCCAAAAAAGATGCTGCATGTCAAACCCATCCCGACATGAAGCATATGTCAACGCAACATCGCTGGAAACCTGAACGAAGGAGCAAGA GCACTCAGGTGAAGCAACAGAAAAGGCATGTTGGTTGCAACACTTCCACACCATTCATACCACTAGAAAAAGGTCCTCTTGCAACCTCTACCCCCTTGAAAAGGCCCAGAAGAGAGGCTGAGGATTCTGATTGTAGTTTCCAACCAGGAATGACTGACAGCAGCATCTATAATGAGAG CACTGTAATTGCAACACCACCCCATATAATGAGGAAATTCATTGTTTATGAGGAAAACCTCATGGACCTGTTCAAGAATTGCCCTGCCTGCTCGAGACACTCTGCAATAAAGAGCAGAACAGTGGGTACAGTTCTACATGTGGACCAGACCTGTGTTCATTGTGAACATCACAAACAGTGGGCCAGCCAACCATATGTCAAGAACATACCAGCTGGAAATCTGCAGCTTGCTGCTGCTGTGCTCTTTAGTGGCTCATCCTTCTTGCAAGTCACCAAg TTTATGCAGGCATTCAACATTCAGGGGATTTGCCACACTACATACCTGAAACACCAAAGGACATTCCTATTCCCAACAATCAATTGGCAGTGGAAACAGCATCAAAATACTGTGATTGCAGAAGCACTCAAAGGAAGGAATGTAGTTCTGGGTGGGGACATGCATGCTGACTCACCTG GACACAGTGCAAAGTATGGAACATACTCCCTGATGGACCTCAGAGCAAACAAGATCATGGAAATTCAGCTCATTCAG AGCAATGAAGTCGGCAACAGTCAGCGTATGGAGAAGGAAGGTTTAGAAAGAAGCCTGAGAGAGCTAGAGCAGAGAGGAGTAACTGTGCGAAAGATTGTCACTGACAGACATCCTGGTGTGATGAAGTTCCTCAGAGAGAGTAGACCAAGTATTTTGCACAGATATGATGCATGGCCAGTGCCGGGTTAA